A single window of Microbispora hainanensis DNA harbors:
- a CDS encoding DUF3140 domain-containing protein, which produces MTADRKQTAAEFGEAVNMSADELERWLREEPSKAVGDKPDGGESTGRESGRHIVAILRKKTSELDDEDYAHMRKVVGYVRRHLAQRPSGDVRDTRWRYSLMNWGHDPLK; this is translated from the coding sequence GTGACCGCCGACAGGAAGCAGACCGCCGCCGAGTTCGGTGAGGCGGTCAACATGTCCGCGGACGAACTGGAGCGATGGCTGCGCGAGGAGCCGTCGAAGGCGGTCGGCGACAAGCCGGACGGCGGCGAGTCGACGGGCCGCGAGTCCGGCCGGCACATCGTCGCCATCCTCCGCAAGAAGACGAGCGAGCTGGACGACGAGGACTACGCCCACATGCGCAAGGTCGTCGGATATGTCCGCCGGCACCTGGCCCAGCGCCCCTCGGGCGACGTGCGGGACACCCGCTGGCGATACTCCCTCATGAACTGGGGCCACGACCCGCTGAAATAG
- a CDS encoding fasciclin domain-containing protein, protein MNTRLLALAALTAALSMSAACGGQGGGNPAPVAANETATDMTSETPSAEASESPTASGSASPSVSGTPVGAGCSSLPASGKGSPAELAKVPVGTAISDVPLLSTLARVVKKAGLVETLNSAQDITVFAPTNDAFNKIPKSQLDQLMKNRKSLRGLLAYHVVKGRKAPADMHGELTTLEGRKLTVTGSDSTLKVNDATVTCGNIATSNATIYAVDKVLMPR, encoded by the coding sequence ATGAATACCCGTCTGCTCGCCCTTGCCGCCCTGACCGCGGCGCTTTCCATGTCCGCGGCGTGCGGCGGCCAGGGCGGCGGCAATCCCGCTCCGGTCGCGGCCAACGAGACCGCGACGGACATGACCAGCGAGACTCCCAGCGCGGAGGCGAGCGAGAGCCCCACCGCGTCGGGGTCCGCGTCTCCGTCCGTCTCCGGAACGCCCGTCGGCGCGGGCTGCTCCTCGCTGCCGGCCTCGGGCAAGGGCAGCCCCGCAGAGCTGGCCAAGGTGCCCGTCGGCACCGCGATCTCCGACGTCCCGCTGCTTTCCACGCTGGCGCGCGTGGTGAAGAAGGCCGGCCTGGTGGAGACGCTCAACTCCGCCCAGGACATCACGGTGTTCGCGCCGACGAACGACGCGTTCAACAAGATCCCGAAGAGCCAGCTCGACCAGCTGATGAAGAACCGCAAGTCGCTCCGGGGGCTGCTGGCCTACCACGTGGTCAAGGGGCGCAAGGCGCCCGCGGACATGCACGGCGAGCTCACCACTCTCGAGGGGCGCAAGCTCACCGTCACGGGGTCCGACTCCACGCTCAAGGTCAACGACGCCACTGTGACCTGCGGAAACATCGCGACGAGCAACGCCACCATCTACGCGGTCGACAAGGTTCTCATGCCGAGGTGA
- a CDS encoding type II toxin-antitoxin system HicB family antitoxin: protein MGRTVRLTATVTPEDDGLYCARCVQVEVACEGHSVDEALDRLRQALEHYFERRPVPHPPQCPPIVVPIEVRLPE from the coding sequence ATGGGACGGACCGTGCGGCTGACCGCGACCGTCACCCCCGAGGACGACGGCCTGTACTGTGCGCGGTGCGTTCAGGTCGAGGTCGCCTGCGAGGGGCATTCGGTCGACGAGGCGCTCGACCGGCTGCGGCAGGCCCTGGAGCACTACTTCGAGCGGCGGCCCGTGCCGCACCCGCCCCAGTGTCCGCCGATCGTGGTGCCGATCGAGGTCAGGCTGCCCGAGTGA
- a CDS encoding glycogen debranching N-terminal domain-containing protein, whose product MTSGWTFEGQPSAIGGAMTLVAGGSFCVSARNGDILPGSAQGIYYADTRLLSHWELRVDDSPIEELQVLAGEPYHATFVGRTSPRPGQAESTLLIVRDRYVGGGLSEDITIRNMSHEPAGCMVTLHIGSDVCDLFEVKTHRVHWVADVTTVADERSLRMFSGSKARGVRVIAKADGTPVLPMINPRLLVFRVVVPARGEWAGCVQANPIIDGIETEPWYTEKQLSPALVQRAGQLFEWDKRLPKVTTTNTALAGILRQSQKDLGALRLFDPGQPELPPTVAAGAPWFMTLFGRDSLLSSWMALPLDPELAHGTLGRLAALQGTKVDPLTEEEPGKIMHELRYGARKDDRSAAGHAYYGSVDASPLFVILLGELRRWGLHRAAVERLIPHADAALEWIERYGMRDGFLWYQRKTDQGLLNQGWKDSFDGINFADGTIARPPIALAEVQGYVYAAYIARHYFAKEARDTETEQLYRQRAAELRARFNERFWLPDRGYFAVGLDHEGRPIDALASNMGHCLWSGIVDRDKAPAVAGHLLSPRMFSGFGIRTLASDMGAYNPMSYHNGSVWPHDSALVASGLMRYGFVEEAQRIATGLLDAARAFGDRLPELFCGFDRAEFDLPVPYPTSCSPQAWASATPIQLLRLLLRVDPWVPSRRVWIAPVLPKGFGELRISGFPIAGTRVDLEAREDSGEVHVDGLPEEVRLIEEPRPPAALRRSSMCDRSEESRRSPRA is encoded by the coding sequence ATGACGAGCGGATGGACGTTCGAGGGACAGCCCAGCGCCATCGGCGGGGCCATGACACTCGTGGCCGGGGGATCGTTCTGCGTGTCGGCCCGCAACGGCGACATCCTGCCCGGGTCGGCGCAGGGGATCTACTACGCCGACACCCGGCTGCTGTCCCACTGGGAGCTGCGCGTCGACGACAGCCCGATCGAGGAGCTCCAGGTCCTCGCGGGCGAGCCGTACCACGCGACCTTCGTCGGCCGGACATCGCCGCGGCCGGGGCAGGCCGAGAGCACGCTGCTGATCGTGCGCGACCGGTACGTCGGCGGCGGGCTGTCGGAGGACATCACCATCCGCAACATGTCCCACGAGCCGGCCGGCTGCATGGTGACCCTGCACATCGGCTCCGACGTGTGCGACCTGTTCGAGGTGAAGACCCACCGGGTGCACTGGGTGGCCGACGTGACCACCGTCGCGGACGAGCGGTCGCTGCGCATGTTCTCGGGCAGCAAGGCCAGGGGAGTGCGGGTGATCGCCAAGGCCGACGGCACCCCCGTGCTGCCGATGATCAACCCGCGCCTGCTCGTCTTCCGCGTGGTGGTGCCGGCGCGCGGCGAGTGGGCGGGCTGCGTGCAGGCCAACCCGATCATCGACGGGATCGAGACCGAGCCGTGGTACACCGAGAAGCAGTTGTCGCCCGCGCTGGTCCAGCGGGCCGGTCAGCTCTTCGAGTGGGACAAGCGCCTGCCCAAGGTGACGACGACCAACACCGCGCTGGCGGGAATCCTGCGTCAGTCGCAGAAGGACCTCGGCGCACTGCGGCTGTTCGATCCCGGGCAACCGGAGCTGCCGCCCACCGTCGCCGCCGGGGCGCCCTGGTTCATGACGCTGTTCGGCCGCGACTCGCTGCTCAGCTCGTGGATGGCCCTGCCGCTCGATCCCGAGCTGGCGCACGGCACGCTGGGACGGCTGGCCGCCCTGCAGGGCACCAAGGTCGACCCGTTGACCGAGGAGGAGCCCGGCAAGATCATGCACGAGCTGCGCTACGGCGCCAGGAAGGACGACAGGTCGGCCGCCGGGCACGCCTACTACGGCTCGGTCGACGCCAGCCCGCTGTTCGTCATCCTTCTCGGCGAGCTGCGCCGCTGGGGCCTGCACCGGGCGGCGGTGGAGCGGCTGATCCCGCACGCCGACGCCGCGCTGGAGTGGATCGAGCGGTACGGCATGCGCGACGGGTTCCTGTGGTACCAGCGCAAGACCGACCAGGGCCTGCTCAACCAGGGCTGGAAGGACTCCTTCGACGGCATCAACTTCGCCGACGGCACGATCGCGCGGCCGCCCATCGCCCTCGCCGAGGTGCAGGGATACGTCTACGCCGCCTACATCGCCCGCCACTACTTCGCCAAGGAGGCGCGCGACACCGAGACCGAGCAGCTCTACCGGCAACGGGCCGCGGAGCTGCGCGCCCGGTTCAACGAACGGTTCTGGCTGCCCGACCGCGGCTACTTCGCCGTCGGGCTCGATCACGAGGGCCGCCCGATCGACGCGCTCGCCTCCAACATGGGCCACTGCCTGTGGTCCGGGATCGTCGACCGCGACAAGGCCCCGGCCGTGGCCGGGCACCTGCTGTCGCCCCGGATGTTCTCCGGCTTCGGCATCCGCACCCTCGCCTCCGACATGGGCGCGTACAACCCGATGAGCTATCACAACGGGTCCGTCTGGCCGCACGACAGCGCGCTCGTGGCGTCCGGGCTCATGCGCTACGGGTTCGTGGAGGAGGCCCAGCGCATCGCCACCGGCCTGCTCGACGCCGCCCGCGCCTTCGGCGACCGGTTGCCCGAGCTCTTCTGCGGGTTCGACAGGGCGGAGTTCGACCTGCCGGTGCCCTACCCGACCTCGTGCTCGCCGCAAGCCTGGGCCTCGGCCACGCCGATCCAGCTTCTGCGGCTCCTGCTCCGCGTCGACCCGTGGGTGCCGAGCCGCAGGGTGTGGATCGCGCCGGTGCTGCCCAAGGGATTCGGGGAGCTGCGCATCTCCGGCTTCCCGATCGCCGGCACCCGGGTCGACCTGGAGGCCCGGGAGGACAGCGGCGAGGTGCACGTGGACGGGCTGCCGGAAGAGGTGCGTCTCATCGAGGAGCCCCGCCCGCCCGCGGCCCTCCGCAGGTCTTCCATGTGCGACCGGAGTGAGGAAAGCCGGCGATCTCCTCGGGCATAG
- a CDS encoding transposase, which translates to MHRWMSSEGHEVDVVVIEGRALLRVRHLGYHIGYCASVAEVAAHLDLADLVEVVDLPHAARGRGHG; encoded by the coding sequence ATGCACAGGTGGATGAGCTCGGAGGGACATGAGGTAGACGTGGTCGTCATCGAGGGCCGCGCCCTGCTGCGCGTGCGACACCTGGGCTACCACATCGGCTACTGCGCCTCCGTCGCGGAGGTGGCGGCCCACCTCGATCTCGCCGACCTGGTGGAGGTCGTCGACCTGCCTCACGCCGCCAGGGGCCGTGGACACGGATGA
- a CDS encoding dienelactone hydrolase family protein has product MSDVELSVRMPVGDVVLDADVAVPRDARGAVLFAHGSGSGRHSPRNRYVARELQRAGLATVLADLLTVEEERVDAFTGHLRFDIGLLADRVGALADRLPEDEVVGGLPVGLFGASTGAAAALVAAATRPGLVRAVVSRGGRPDLAGGALRSVRQPTLLIVGGRDSVVLDLNREAMRAMTAPVRLEIVPGATHLFEEPGALETVARLARDWFVHHLAGGSASA; this is encoded by the coding sequence ATGAGCGATGTGGAACTCAGCGTACGGATGCCGGTCGGCGACGTCGTGCTCGACGCCGACGTGGCGGTCCCCAGGGATGCCAGGGGAGCGGTGCTGTTCGCCCACGGCAGCGGAAGCGGCCGGCACAGCCCGCGCAACCGATACGTCGCCAGGGAGTTGCAGCGGGCCGGGCTGGCCACCGTCCTGGCCGACCTGCTCACCGTGGAGGAGGAACGCGTCGACGCGTTCACCGGCCACCTGCGCTTCGACATCGGCCTGCTCGCCGACCGGGTGGGCGCGCTGGCCGACCGGCTGCCCGAGGACGAGGTCGTCGGCGGCCTGCCCGTCGGCCTGTTCGGCGCGAGCACGGGCGCCGCCGCCGCGCTCGTCGCCGCGGCGACGCGGCCCGGCCTGGTCAGGGCGGTGGTGTCCCGGGGCGGCAGGCCCGACCTCGCGGGAGGCGCGCTCCGCTCGGTGCGCCAGCCGACGCTGTTGATCGTAGGGGGGCGTGACTCCGTCGTCCTCGACCTCAACAGGGAGGCGATGCGGGCGATGACAGCGCCGGTCCGGCTGGAGATCGTGCCGGGCGCCACGCACCTGTTCGAGGAGCCGGGCGCGCTGGAGACGGTCGCAAGGCTCGCCCGCGACTGGTTCGTGCACCATCTGGCGGGTGGATCGGCCTCCGCCTGA
- a CDS encoding DUF6157 family protein, with protein MPEDLNYYSTLIAVADDCPVTAAEVPRGRGGKPTVAVLQYELISGAPYGLTQEDVLFETWLRRQDLSADLPAERRAELRKEFFSRPQACLRSSPLAKRHGWGLLFDRDGRIALCPMESEEYRRLVDGARAGEDGGVRVLKALRSRRA; from the coding sequence ATGCCCGAGGATCTGAACTACTACTCGACGCTCATCGCGGTCGCCGACGACTGCCCGGTGACCGCCGCGGAGGTGCCCCGGGGCCGAGGCGGCAAACCCACCGTCGCCGTCCTCCAGTACGAGCTGATCTCCGGCGCGCCGTACGGCCTGACGCAGGAGGACGTGCTGTTCGAGACCTGGCTGCGCCGTCAGGACCTGTCGGCGGACCTGCCCGCCGAGCGGCGCGCGGAGCTCAGGAAGGAGTTCTTCTCCCGTCCCCAGGCGTGCCTGAGGTCGTCGCCGCTGGCGAAGAGACACGGCTGGGGCCTGCTGTTCGACCGGGACGGACGCATCGCGCTGTGTCCCATGGAGTCGGAGGAATACCGGCGCCTGGTGGACGGCGCGCGCGCCGGGGAGGACGGCGGCGTGCGGGTGCTCAAGGCGCTGCGCTCACGCCGCGCCTGA
- a CDS encoding DUF2945 domain-containing protein, whose product MGKKDKKEEPSAGDEVTWKSHGGEAAGKVEKKITERTEEAGRTVAASPEDPQFLVRSDKSGGTAVHKPSALHPKE is encoded by the coding sequence ATGGGCAAGAAGGACAAGAAGGAAGAGCCGTCGGCGGGCGACGAGGTCACCTGGAAGAGCCACGGCGGCGAGGCGGCCGGCAAGGTCGAGAAGAAGATCACCGAGCGTACGGAGGAGGCGGGCCGCACCGTGGCCGCCTCGCCCGAGGACCCGCAGTTCCTCGTACGTAGCGACAAGAGCGGTGGGACGGCGGTGCACAAGCCGTCGGCCCTGCATCCGAAGGAGTGA